The following coding sequences lie in one Aspergillus puulaauensis MK2 DNA, chromosome 3, nearly complete sequence genomic window:
- a CDS encoding putative MFS sugar transporter (COG:G;~EggNog:ENOG410PGQD;~InterPro:IPR005829,IPR005828,IPR003663,IPR036259, IPR020846;~PFAM:PF00083,PF07690;~TransMembrane:12 (i54-76o96-112i124-143o149-171i183-207o213-232i305-331o343-363i370-392o404-426i438-458o470-489i);~go_component: GO:0016020 - membrane [Evidence IEA];~go_component: GO:0016021 - integral component of membrane [Evidence IEA];~go_function: GO:0022857 - transmembrane transporter activity [Evidence IEA];~go_process: GO:0055085 - transmembrane transport [Evidence IEA]): MAESEKKQLEALEVVRDRAPEADAFIQEMESKLEAAGGLDTGFFQIQFSNPQHFTWLLVAFASMGGLLSGLDQSLISGANLYLPKDLGLDDRQNSLVNAGMPLGAVGGALLLSPCNEYFGRKWAIIISLVLYTIGAALEAGSINYGMIIASRVILGLGVGLEGGTVPVYVAETVERRIRGNLVSLYQFNIALGEVLGYVVAAIFLHVPGNWRYILGSSLLFSTIMFAGMLFLPESPRWLVHKGRTLDAYKVWKRIRGIDTPDARDEFFVLTGSVRQEENEVNEGAQNKRFPWMDFLTVPRARRSLIYANIMIMLGQLTGINAIMYFMSVLMSQIGFNDENANYMSLVGGGSLLLGTIPAIFLMESFGRRFWAIITLPGFFIGLVLIGISYRFDVETDLMTVEGLYLTGLILYQGFFGSYACLTWVVPSEVYPTYLRSYGMTTSDALLFLMSFIVTYNFTAMQQAMGKTGLALGFYGGIAVVGEIYQIFFMPETKDKTLEEIEEVFSRPTREIVSENWAGVKQNCRDLASGRWKKVFVEQRRMRPTVQEAELKIMS; the protein is encoded by the exons ATGGCGGAGtcagaaaagaaacagcTCGAGGCCCTGGAAGTCGTGCGCGATCGCGCCCCAGAAGCCGATGCCTTTATCCAAGAAATGGAGAGCAAGCTGGAGGCCGCAGGAGGGCTGGATACCGGCTTCTTCCAGATTCAGTTCAGCAATCCGCAGCATTTCACCTGGCTGCTTGTCGCATTCGCCAGTATGGGTGGGCTACTCTCCGGCCTTGATCAGAGTCTCATCTCCGGCGCGAACCTGTATCTTCCCAAGGATCTGGGCCTGGATGACAGGCAGAATAGCTTGGTGAATGCGGGGATGCCGTTGGgtgctgttggtggtgcGCTGCTTCTGTCGCCCTGCAATGAGTATTTCGGGCGGAAGTGGGCGATTATCATATCGCTGGTTTTGTATACGATTGGTGCTGCGCTGGAGGCTGGTTCGATTAATTATG GCATGATAATTGCATCGCGTGTCAtccttggtctcggtgtCGGTCTCGAGGGTGGTACAGTCCCCGTCTACGTCGCAGAGACAGTCGAGCGTCGCATCCGCGGTAACCTGGTCTCGCTGTACCAGTTCAATATTGCGCTGGGCGAGGTCCTTGGATATGTCGTCGCTGCCATCTTCCTGCATGTTCCGGGCAACTGGCGGTATATCCTGGGGTCGTCCCTCCTCTTTTCCACCATCATGTTCGCGGG CATGCTGTTCCTCCCCGAAAGTCCTCGATGGCTCGTGCATAAAGGCCGAACCCTCGATGCGTACAAGGTCTGGAAGCGCATCCGGGGCATCGACACCCCCGACGCAAGAGACGAGTTCTTCGTCCTGACTGGCTCTGTCCGACAAGAAGAGAATGAGGTTAATGAAGGCGCCCAGAACAAGCGCTTCCCGTGGATGGACTTTTTGAC CGTCCCCCGCGCTCGTCGCTCGCTCATTTACGCAAATATTATGATCATGCTGGGTCAACTCACTGGCATCAACGCGATTATGTATTTCATGAGTGTGCTCATGTCTCAAATCGGGTTTAACGATGAGAACGCGAACTATATGTcgcttgttggtggtggatCTCTCCTCCTAGGAACGATTCCGGCCATTTTCCTTATGGAATCGTTCGGCAGACGGTTCTGGGCTATTATAACGCTTCCaggcttcttcatcggctTGGTCTTGATTGGCATCAGCTACCGGTTTGATGTCGAGACTGACCTTATGACTGTTGAGGGTTTATACCTCACCGGGCTCATCTTGTACCAGGGTTTCTTTGGTTCTTATGCTTGTTTAACATGGG TGGTCCCCTCAGAGGTCTACCCAACGTACCTCCGCAGCTACGGGATGACAACATCCGACgccctgctcttcctcatgTCCTTCATCGTAACATACAACTTCACAGCAATGCAGCAAGCCATGGGCAAGACCGGCCTTGCATTGGGATTTTATGGCGGCATCGCAGTCGTCGGCGAAATCTACCAGATCTTCTTCATGCCCGAGACGAAGGACAAGACGCTGGAAGAGATCGAGGAAGTGTTTTCCCGGCCGACGCGGGAAATTGTGAGCGAGAACTGGGCGGGCGTTAAACAGAATTGTAGGGATTTGGCTTCTGGCAGGTGGAAGAAGGTGTTTGTTGAgcagaggaggatgaggcctACTGTGCAGGAGGCCGAGTTGAAGATTATGTCTTAG
- a CDS encoding ABC transporter ATP-binding protein (COG:Q;~EggNog:ENOG410PJIT;~InterPro:IPR017871,IPR027417,IPR003593,IPR039421, IPR011527,IPR003439,IPR036640;~PFAM:PF00005,PF00664;~TransMembrane:12 (i57-83o115-137i188-208o214-235i293-315o327-354i711-736o756-789i834-854o860-878i937-961o973-994i);~go_component: GO:0016021 - integral component of membrane [Evidence IEA];~go_function: GO:0005524 - ATP binding [Evidence IEA];~go_function: GO:0016887 - ATPase activity [Evidence IEA];~go_function: GO:0042626 - ATPase-coupled transmembrane transporter activity [Evidence IEA];~go_process: GO:0055085 - transmembrane transport [Evidence IEA]), with protein sequence MAAPESSKSAVDGQRESEPDSLQNAAGEEGGPAKAEDIKLPFFPSYMRILSYGTGNYGWLLMVVGLACSMGSGVALPLMNIVFGDITKDFSEYFVPGSGITESEFKAAVNKNSLFILYLFIGKFILTYIFTISFRVFSLKASSAIRLEYMRALFAQPVSKLDEISVGSVTNTITGLSNTLQESMSDRLALLFQSIAIFIAAYAIAFRYSWALTLAVSSAILFMGLCVTVAAPILIKGNRAVELADEKHAAVAADVFSSIRTVFSLGAEASLARRYGEWVEEARRRGMKLAPVMGVHLGLVFFSMYASFALAFWFGLKLYREGRIPDVGVVITVFFSVLIVTTIMGSILAPVMVITKAVSASGSFFSIIDSERKPVDGVRVSSRSDIVFSDVTFAYPTRPEVSVLKSFSVCFQRGKVTALVGPSGSGKSTIVALLERWYDLQMHSASEKGESDVKPTATGSIEVDVHNINELDLKWWRSQIGLVQQEPFLFHDTVYNNVCFGLIGSEWEGESDQVKKKLVVEACKEAFADEFVQRLPLGYETIVGEGGITLSGGQRQRLAIARAIVSQPTILVLDEATSAIDVRGEKIVQEALDHVSKDRTTITIAHRLSTVRNADHIVVIKDGAKCEEGTHADLLSMNGVYHDLVHAQQLEPLTEVKDPMTGEEVGSHVYDSMALEGKEPISNNEHTEAKPKKVRAFRTFGFLMYEQRKYWWLYSVVLVAAGAGGAGYAIQSYLFAKLVEAFQFTGKQLADAANFWALMFFILALCVMAVYFTLGFSSTTFSSFVAAVYRKDYFQSLLRQPIPFFDQDANASGSLGGRLSSDVRQLQELFGTNGIFPLISIFTVVGCVAVSFAFGWKLAVVTFFAALPIIFGAAYIRVRYELEFEELNAKVYAESSKFAAESIRAFRTVSALTMEGHILDKYSGLLAEQRQRALRKAWFAALIISLSSTVDFCAMALTFWYGGQLLVTREYDLVAFFVVYIAIIQGGQTAGQFFSFAPNIAQAMASANRILQMRTLNESTTTSGNVQTPDSADIQFKNVSFEYASRDSPVFADLNFTVESGQFAALVGPSGCGKSTVASLLERFYEPTQGNILFGQTPIDSMELSSYRKSLSLVAQESKLFSGTIRENLLLGIENDTSTAVEDRMIQAAKDAEIHEFINSLPDGYSTQLGANAQTSLSGGQKQRLCIARALLRNPRLLILDEATSSLDSQSEKLIQQAIERLAGKGQLTILAIAHRLATIQKADVIFVFGEGASGQGSRIVERGTHHELLRMRGTYWQMCQAQALDQ encoded by the exons ATGGCTGCGCCTGAATCGTCTAAATCGGCAGTGGATGGACAGAGGGAGTCCGAGCCAGATAGTCTGCAGAATGCTGCTGGTGAAGAGGGTGGGCCTGCTAAGGCTGAAGACATTAagcttcccttcttccctaGCTATATG AGAATCCTCTCGTACGGTACTGGAAACTATGGCTGGCTTCTTATGGTCGTAGGCCTTGCATGCTCCATGGGCTCTGGAGTT GCTCTCCCTTTGATGAACATTGTTTTTGGGGATATCACCAAAGACTTTAGCGAGTACTttgttcctggatctggtATCACAGAGTCCGAGTTCAAGGCTGCAGTCAACAAGAATTC GCTCTTTATTCTGTACCTGTTCATTGGAAAGTTCATACTAACCTATATCTTCACG ATCTCCTTCCGAGTATTCAGCCTGAAAgcctcctccgcaatccgGCTCGAATACATGCGCGCCCTATTCGCACAGCCCGTGAGCAAACTCGACGAAATCTCCGTCGGCAGCGTCACAAACACCATCACCGGCCTCTCCAACACCCTCCAGGAGAGCATGTCCGAccgcctcgccctcctcttccaatcCATCGCCATATTCATCGCCGCATACGCAATCGCCTTCCGGTACTCCTGGGCCTTGACGCTGGCTGTCAGCTCCGCGATCCTCTTCATGGGCCTGTGCGTGACAGTCGCAGCCCCGATCTTGATTAAGGGCAATCGAGCTGTGGAGCTTGCAGACGAGAAGCACGCTGCTGTTGCCGCGGATGTCTTTAGTTCTATCCGGACTGTGTTTTCGCTGGGTGCTGAGGCGTCTCTTGCCAGGAGATATGGGgagtgggttgaggaggcgaggaggagaggcaTGAAGCTGGCCCCTGTTATGGGTGTGCATCTGGGACTGGTGTTCTTCTCTATGTATGCGAGCTTTGCGCTGGCGTTCTGGTTCGGGTTGAAGCTTTATCGCGAGGGGAGGATTCCTGATGTGGGTGTTGTTATTAC TGTTTTCTTCTCCGTCTTGATAGTTACGACTATCATGGGCAGCATTCTCGCGCCGGTCATGGTAATCACCAAGGCTGTTAGTGCGTCCGGGTCGTTTTTCTCTATCATTGACTCTGAACGGAAACCGGTTGATGGGGTGAGAGTGTCCAGTCGGTCTGATATCGTCTTTAGCGATGTGACATTTGCGTATCCAACCCGGCCTGAGGTATCTGTGTTGAAATCTTTCAGTGTCTGTTTCCAACGGGGAAAAGTAACAGCCCTGGTTGGACCTTCGGGGTCTGGGAAGAGTACCATTGTTGCACTGCTTGAGAGATGGTATGACCTGCAGATGCACAGTGCATcggagaagggagaaagcGATGTAAAGCCGACAGCAACGGGCAGCATCGAAGTGGATGTCCACAATATCAACGAGTTGGATTTGAAATGGTGGAGATCGCAGATCGGGCTCGTCCAGCAAGAACCGTTTCTGTTCCATGATACAGTCTACAATAATGTCTGCTTTGGCCTCATTGGGTCTGAATGGGAGGGAGAGTCGGATCAGGTCAAGAAGAAACTCGTCGTTGAGGCATGCAAGGAGGCTTTTGCTGATGAGTTTGTGCAGCGACTGCCATTG GGCTACGAGACTATCGTCGGCGAAGGGGGCATCACGTTGAGTGGTGGGCAGCGCCAACGCCTAGCCATTGCTCGAGCCATTGTCAGCCAGCCCACGATATTGGTATTGGATGAAGCAACCAGTGCGATCGACGTTCGTGGAGAGAAGATTGTCCAGGAAGCCTTGGACCATGTTTCCAAGGACCGTACAACAATCACGATTGCGCATCGACTGTCGACCGTCCGGAATGCAGACCACATTGTTGTAATCAAGGACGGGGCAAAGTGCGAAGAGGGAACCCATGCCGACCTTCTCTCCATGAATGGCGTTTACCATGACTTGGTCCATGCCCAGCAGCTTGAGCCACTGACTGAAGTGAAGGATCCCATGACGGGCGAGGAAGTAGGCTCCCATGTGTACGACTCCATGGCTCTAGAAGGCAAAGAACCCATAAGCAACAATGAACATACGGAGGCAAAACCGAAGAAAGTCAGGGCATTTCGAACTTTCGGTTTCCTGATGTACGAGCAGCGCAAATACTGGTGGCTTTACAGCGTCGTCCTGGTGGCTGCCGGTGCTGGCGGAG CTGGATACGCCATTCAAAGCTACCTGTTTGCGAAGCTGGTCGAGGCCTTTCAGTTCACTGGAAAGCAACTCGCCGATGCTGCCAACTTCTGGGCGCTGATGTTCTTCATCCTGGCACTGTGTGTGATGGCTGTTTATTTCACGCTGGGATTCAGCTCAACTACCTTTTCATCT TTTGTCGCGGCAGTATATCGCAAGGACTATTTCCAGAGTCTGCTGCGCCAGCCAATTCCCTTTTTCGACCAGGACGCCAACGCCTCTGGAAGCCTTGGTGGGCGTCTCTCTAGCGACGTGCGACAGCTTCAAGAACTATTCGGGACAAACGGAATATTCCCCCTAATATCAATTTTCACCGTGGTTGGCTGCGTCGCCGTGTCGTTCGCCTTTGGGTGGAAGCTCGCGGTAGTTACATTCTTTGCAGCACTACCGATTATCTTTGGAGCTGCGTACATCCGCGTTCGATATGAGTTGGAGTTTGAGGAGTTGAATGCAAAAGTCTATGCGGAGAGCTCCAAGTTCGCGGCCGAATCTATACGTGCGTTTCGCACTGTCAGTGCCCTCACGATGGAGGGCCATATCCTAGACAAGTATTCCGGGTTGCTGGCGGAACAGCGACAGAGGGCCCTGCGTAAGGCGTGGTTCGCTGCTTTGATAATTTCACTCTCGAGTACTGTCGACTTTTGTGCCATGGCTCTGACCTTCTG GTATGGTGGCCAGCTCCTCGTAACAAGAGAGTATGACCTAGTggccttcttcgtcgtctaCATTGCTATTATTCAAGGAGGACAGACAGCTGGTCAATTCTTCAGCTTTGCTCCCAATATCGCACAGGCAATGGCATCGGCCAACCGCATTCTACAGATGCGCACACTCAATGAAAGCACCACGACCTCTGGGAATGTTCAAACGCCGGACTCTGCAGATATCCAATTCAAGAATGTTTCATTCGAGTATGCCTCTCGCGACAGCCCGGTCTTCGCAGACCTCAATTTCACAGTCGAGAGCGGCCAGTTCGCAGCTCTTGTCGGACCTTCTGGCTGTGGCAAATCGACCGTCGCGTCGTTACTCGAACGGTTTTACGAGCCTACACAGGGAAATATCTTGTTCGGACAGACACCGATCGATTCCATGGAGCTATCTTCCTACCGTAAAAGTTTGTCTCTTGTCGCCCAAGAATCCAAACTGTTCAGTGGAACTATACGCGAGAATCTACTACTCGGTATAGAGAATGACACCTCGACGGCTGTAGAAGACCGCATGATACAAGCAGCCAAAGACGCTGAGATCCACGAGTTCATAAACTCCCTCCCGGATGGGTACTCCACGCAGCTGGGCGCGAACGCGCAGACATCCCTCAGCGGAGGCCAGAAGCAGCGGCTGTGTATTGCGCGAGCGCTGCTTCGGAACCCACGACTGCTTATACTAGACGAAGCAACATCCAGTTTAGACTCGCAGTCGGAGAAGCTGATCCAGCAGGCTATAGAGCGGTTAGCTGGGAAGGGCCAGTTGACTATCCTTGCGATTGCGCACCGGCTGGCGACTATCCAGAAGGCGGATGTCATTTTTGTGTTTGGGGAGGGTGCGTCTGGCCAGGGATCGAGGATTGTGGAAAGAGGGACGCATCATGAGTtgttgaggatgagggggacTTATTGGCAGATG TGCCAGGCTCAAGCATTAGATCAGTAG
- a CDS encoding cytochrome P450 (COG:Q;~EggNog:ENOG410PUDN;~InterPro:IPR001128,IPR002403,IPR017972,IPR036396;~PFAM:PF00067;~TransMembrane:1 (i7-23o);~go_function: GO:0004497 - monooxygenase activity [Evidence IEA];~go_function: GO:0005506 - iron ion binding [Evidence IEA];~go_function: GO:0016705 - oxidoreductase activity, acting on paired donors, with incorporation or reduction of molecular oxygen [Evidence IEA];~go_function: GO:0020037 - heme binding [Evidence IEA];~go_process: GO:0055114 - oxidation-reduction process [Evidence IEA]) gives MFPASRGLALSLVAVLLGWLYWFQNPQIYPLVNGKRRFGFRAVHAQRRFLSNARGLIQQGLAQWPVFRILTDNGYKLVLSPKYANEIRSHEDLNFVKAAVDRFHAEIPGFEVFKQATRADDILQDAIRTKMTQSLGSVTKPLSQEMGAALQTNWTDSPEWHTITLKPTILNIIAQISSRVFLGDRLCRNPDWLRITVDYTVDCFEAADTLRLWPALLRPIVSPYIPSCRKIRAEIQEARDIIFPVLEQRKKEKQDAIDRGDTPEKYNDAMEWMEQCAKGRPYDAAIAQLTFSVAAIHTTSDMLVQVLYDICGYEGLVEELREEVTTVLRADGWTKTALHKLRLMDSVMKESQRLKPSQIISMQRLAEKTIKLSDGTTIPKNTLLYVSSERMWDESIYPNPDQFDPYRFLRLRQTPGHEASAQLITPTPEHLGFGLGKHACPGRFFAANEMKVALCHILLKYDIKMTKEWEDPRPIRREVVLLADPRAKMVLRRRQTEIDLDI, from the exons ATGTTCCCTGCCAGTCGAGGGCTTGCGCTGTCACTCGTCGCGGTACTCCTAGGCTGGTTATACTGGTTCCAGAATCCCCAGATATATCCCCTGGTTAATGGAAAGCGCCGCTTTGGGTTCCGGGCAGTTCACGCGCAACGACGGTTTCTGTCTAATGCGCGTGGTCTGATTCAGCAAGGCCTCGCCCAG TGGCCTGTCTTTAGGATTCTAACCGACAACGGATACAAACTCGTGCTTAGTCCGAAATATGCCAATGAAATTAGGTCTCATGAAGACCTGAACTTTGTCAAGGCCGCCGTGGACAGGTTCCACGCCGAGATACCTGGATTCGAGGTCTTTAAGCAGGCGACCAGGGCggatgatattctgcagGATGCGATCAGAACGAAGATGACCCAAAGTCTTG GGAGTGTCACGAAGCCACTATCGCAGGAGATGGGTGCTGCGCTGCAGACCAACTGGACGGATTCACCTG AATGGCACACCATCACACTCAAACCCACaatcctcaatatcatcgcCCAGATATCATCCCGGGTCTTCCTCGGTGACCGCCTCTGCCGAAACCCAGACTGGCTCCGGATCACAGTGGATTACACGGTTGACTGCTTCGAGGCCGCAGACACACTGCGCTTGTGGCCGGCGCTTTTGAGACCTATCGTCTCCCCATACATTCCATCATGCCGAAAGATCCGGGCAGAGATCCAAGAGGCTAGGGATATCATTTTCCCTGTACTCGAGCAacgaaaaaaagagaaacaagacgCTATTGACCGGGGAGATACACCGGAAAAGTACAACGACGCTATGGAGTGGATGGAACAGTGCGCTAAGGGACGGCCGTATGATGCTGCTATTGCGCAGCTGACGTTCTCCGTGGCGGCGATTCATACCACGTCTGACATGCTTGTGCAGGTATTGTATGATATCTGTGGATATGAGGGGCTGGTTGAGGAGTTGCGAGAGGAAGTTACCACTGTGTTGAGGGCGGATGGATGGACCAAGACTGCGCTGCATAAATTGAGGTTAATGGATAGTGTGATGAAGGAAAGTCAGAGACTTAAGCCAAGTCAAATCA TCTCCATGCAACGCCTGGCGGAGAAGACAATCAAGCTCTCTGATGGAACTACGATCCCTAAGAATACCCTGCTCTATGTCTCGTCCGAGCGTATGTGGGATGAGTCCATCTACCCAAACCCGGATCAATTCGACCCTTACCGGTTCCTGCGGCTTCGTCAAACTCCTGGACATGAAGCGTCGGCGCAGCTCATAACGCCAACTCCGGAGCATCTGGGGTTCGGCCTAGGGAAGCATGCTTGTCCCGGGCGTTTCTTTGCTGCCAATGAGATGAAGGTCGCGCTGTGTCACATTTTACTGAAGTATGATATTAAGATGAccaaggagtgggaggatCCACGGCCGATTAGGAGGGAGGTGGTCCTTTTGGCAGACCCTAGGGCAAAGATGGTGCTTCGGAGGAGACAGACTGAGATTGATTTGGATATTTAG
- a CDS encoding serine hydrolase domain-containing protein (COG:S;~EggNog:ENOG410Q08T;~InterPro:IPR001466,IPR012338;~MEROPS:MER0002489;~PFAM:PF00144;~SECRETED:SignalP(1-19)), with amino-acid sequence MKLQTSLLLTSLSLPGALSGFLGPIYPAPRDLSSRNSHVAASWRNLSASLDNALHRSNTTLSKLRDTTFSIGVFSTHDAAAQNLQYHYASPEILNSKNGTHKVDGDSIYRVASVSKLFTVLAALVELDGQDWELPLSVIFPEFAQYLREHSNTLDPVYDTQYDAITPKALASHMGGIAQYGAPWIGGDLFISSQVGNTSLPDLGLPPIGKNDRFTWPPCATLEGLAGVCAPDDYAEGTAGSPPIFLLWSAPVYSNHGLTLLGIAIANLTGKSLDQVYQDSVFDPLKLKSTYSVIPPRSELHRSVVAGGTVDAGFGTENGLSKSSGGIFSTLNDLAKFGTGILNSTLLSPTETRRWIKPVSHTSSLHISIGAPWEIYRYEHPETGLVTDIYTKLGDSGSYGGLTAILPDFDAGFSVITASSEATRSDNTLFLIQQIVDAILPALTKQAGAELERKYAGTYTSTTPGLNSSITFKAVGPKGPEALPGLQISSWVSNGTDLTPHIKTLFRSPPYQQPYSLRPAISPAGDAGKIVFRPATAVVKPIEPRDPSNLFTSFYYADDFAFLGQTSYALQYLSEFVFDVQKDGRVSSVTPAAWRVKLEKQ; translated from the coding sequence ATGAAGCTCCAAACCTCCCTCCTCTTAACATCGTTGTCTCTTCCCGGTGCTCTCTCGGGCTTCCTGGGCCCGATCTATCCAGCTCCGAGAGATCTCTCCAGCCGCAACAGTCACGTCGCAGCGAGCTGGAGGAACCTCTCAGCCAGTCTGGACAACGCCCTGCACCGGTCGAACACCACTCTATCCAAACTACGAGACACGACCTTTTCAATTGGTGTGTTCTCGACGCACGATGCAGCTGCCCAGAACCTGCAATACCATTATGCGTCTCCGGAAATTCTGAACTCGAAGAACGGCACGCACAAAGTAGACGGCGACAGTATCTACCGGGTGGCGAGTGTATCCAAGCTGTTCACCGTGCTTGCAGCCCTAGTCGAGCTCGACGGCCAGGACTGGGAGCTGCCTCTGTCGGTAATATTCCCTGAGTTTGCACAGTACCTCCGCGAGCATTCCAACACCCTTGACCCGGTGTACGACACTCAATACGATGCTATCACCCCCAAGGCGCTTGCCTCCCACATGGGTGGCATCGCCCAGTATGGTGCGCCCTGGATCGGGGGGGATTTGTTCATTAGCAGCCAGGTTGGCAACACCTCGTTACCCGACCTTGGCCTTCCCCCTATTGGTAAAAATGACCGCTTTACCTGGCCTCCCTGTGCAACTCTCGAGGGTCTTGCTGGAGTTTGTGCGCCCGACGACTACGCTGAAGGCACCGCGGGCAGCCCCCCGATCTTCCTGCTCTGGTCCGCCCCAGTGTACTCGAACCACGGTCTGACTCTGCTCGGAATCGCCATTGCCAATCTCACTGGCAAGTCCCTCGACCAGGTCTACCAGGACAGCGTGTTCGACCCGCTCAAGCTGAAGTCGACGTACTCCGTTATCCCCCCAAGGTCAGAGCTGCACCGGTCTGTCGTAGCTGGCGGTACTGTTGACGCCGGCTTCGGTACCGAAAACGGTCTATCCAAGTCCTCTGGTGGTATATTCTCAACCCTTAACGACCTCGCCAAGTTCGGCACCGGAATCCTCAACTCAACGCTGCTCTCGCCCACCGAGACCCGGCGCTGGATAAAGCCTGTTTCTCACACGTCCAGCCTGCATATCTCCATCGGCGCACCCTGGGAGATCTACCGCTACGAACATCCGGAAACCGGTCTTGTTACCGATATATACACCAAACTCGGCGACTCAGGCAGTTACGGCGGCCTCACAGCCATCCTCCCAGACTTCGACGCCGGATTCAGCGTCATCACGGCCAGTTCGGAGGCCACCCGAAGCGACAACACCCTCTTCCTAATCCAGCAGATCGTCGACGCCATCCTGCCCGCATTAACAAAGCAAGCCGGCGCCGAGCTCGAGCGCAAATACGCAGGCACATATACCTCTACCACCCCGGGCCTCAACAGCTCCATCACATTCAAAGCCGTCGGACCCAAGGGCCCCGAAGCCCTACCGGGTCTTCAAATCTCGTCCTGGGTCAGCAATGGCACAGACCTCACCCCGCATATCAAGACCCTTTTCCGCTCGCCACCCTACCAGCAACCCTACAGTCTACGCCCGGCCATCTCGCCTGCTGGGGACGCAGGCAAGATCGTGTTCCGCCCGGCCACGGCGGTCGTGAAACCCATCGAGCCGCGCGATCCGTCGAACCTGTTCACTAGCTTTTACTACGCCGATGACTTTGCGTTCTTGGGGCAGACTAGTTATGCGCTGCAGTATCTGTCTGAGTTTGTGTTTGATGTGCAGAAGGATGGACGTGTGAGCAGTGTAACTCCTGCGGCTTGGAGAGtcaagttggagaagcagtGA